ATCCAGCCAGCTTTCATGGAAATAAGTGTCATTGCATCCGACAGCGTTAAGGGAATGTTTTTCAATAGCAGTTTTCTATAATATAATTTCAATAtgatcgctctctctctctctctctctctgttcgtCTGCTACTCGTATGTCCTTGCATGTTTtcaagtgtgtttgtgtggttttatgtTAAGAGCTCAAGTCCATACAAATCGTAATGAAACCTGTTATATTAATAGTATAATGCCATCCGAAATATAACATCCATTTCACAAAACATATTGTGTTGATTGTGCAATTCACCTAGATTAAATtcgctacaaaaaaaataaataaaataaaaatagttgctATTTTTTGTATATCGCTTTGTGTCTCAACGCCAGCTCAACTGGGACAGCTGCCAAAATGAACCCTTGATTAAAACTTGTGACACAGAATTAACGGGAGACGGACTCATTCCTGAGCGCCTCGTTTCCCTGTGAACTCTGTGCAGACGTGGCTGCACCGCTGCAGTGTGTGACATTTAGAAAGGCTTGAAGTGCATACAATACTGGGGTTGTACACCAATAGAAGCAGTTGCTATTAAAACTTTCTTAACTGTCCGACTCCTTCATTTTAGAATGGCATTCATTGGCAATGCATTTAGCAGATCTGGCAGACTTCATATAATTCTGGGAGTAgatgctcagttggcaggtgcttctgcgTTCCATGTATTTCGTAGTTTGCATGAAAATGTTCAGCTTTTAATTGTACAGCATTAACTACTAGATGGTCTGGTTCTCTGTTTTAGTTTGCCTTGGTTTCCGTTGTTATAAATGCATTCCAAATCAAAAGCAAAGCTAGGGTCCATCCTGAGAAtcttgctgctgtgttttttatgGTTGTGGAGCTTGGGAAAGCTAAGGGATGCAATTGCACTGCTGTGACACTAAATACAGCCTCCGTTTTCAGTCCTCTGGTAGCCTGGAGGAACAGGTATTTAAACACAGGAGGTGTAATACAAcagtgaagacattgaaaaagactcaTTTTGTTTCCTTAATACAATGGAACAAATGTGCCTGTTTTTCAATAAAACAGTAGGTAAAATGAtaacaataatgataattaataaaatgactTTTCAGTAACCGGTCTGCATACTCAGTGTTTCAGTAGTGTCCCTCAACTCATTTACATGTAAACCCATTCACACTGTGCTTTTGATTCTAAAagtcataagaaagtttacaaacgagaggaggtcattcggcccatgttgctcgtttggttgttagtagcttattgattccaggatctcatcaagcagcttcttgaaggatcccatggtgtcagcttcaacaacagtactggggagttggttccagattcccacgattctctgtgtaaaaataaataaataaataaataagtgcctcctattttctgttctggatgccccgttatctaatctccacttgtgacccctggtccttgtttgttttttcacatcgaaaaattcccttgggtcgacattgtcaataccttttagaattttgactgctggaatcagatcgccgcgtcgtcttctttcttcaagactgaatagattcagttctttaagGCTGTCTGCATGTGCCTTGcgttttaaaccctgaataattctggtcgctattctttgcactctttctagagcagcaatatcctttttgtagtgaggtgaccagaactgaacacaatattcatattAAGAGGTGGAGGAAATCAGTCGTGATAAATGTGATTTAATTGTGAAAAGCGATATTATCAGGAGATTGACTGCCATTATATTGTGGCCTGGGTATCCCAATCTGATATACAGGAGTTCTGTATATCAGTTGGATTTGACTGTATTGAATGATTCAGTTACTCTAATACTTGATCCTCGGTTTTCTTGTTCCAAACAGATGAGCGCTTGACTGCAGAGGAGATGGATGAGCAGAGGATACAGAGTGTGGCCTATCAGTACCTCTGTCACCTGGAGGAGGCAAAGAGGTCAGGATTACTGGAGCAGGCCCAGTGAGACTCGAGCAGTCTCTCAGAACCCAGCTAGCACTAGACTCACTCTTACCTACAGTGAGGTAACAAGAGGTAGTGATTATAGATTAGGGCTAATCACTCTGATTAGGGTTCATCACTCTCTCATAGATTATCCACAAGGGACAAAAAATCTAACAGCCTCTACATACGAGATTGGTTTCCAAATCAGCGCAGTTGAGTTAGTTTGGAAATCAACTCTGCGGAAAAGAAACTCTCAGCTCTGATCACCGAGCTCGTTTTGCTGGTTCGGATCCACATTTTCTGCATGTTTGTGTATCTGGTGTCCAGGTGGATGGAAGCCTGTCTGAACGAGGAGCTGCCAGCCCCCACAGAGCTGGAGGAGGGGTTGAGGAACGGGGTGCTGCTGGCGAAGCTGGGGCACTGCTTCGCTCCGCACGTCGTCCCGCTCAAGAAGATTTACGACTGTCGGCAAGAGCGCTACAAGGTCAGCCtccactagagagagagagacgcaggcAAGCAGGCTGGGGGAGAACATAGGCGATATGAGAGAGGCtagagggggagaagagagggggTATGAGAGAGGCtagagggggagaagagagggggTATGAGAGAGAGGCtagagggggagaagagaggggaTATGAGAGAGAGGCtagagggggagaagagaggggaTATGAGAGAGAGGCtagagggggagaagagaggggatatgagagagagagaggctagagggggagagagagaggggataggggatatgagagagagagaggctagagggggagaagagaggggaTATGAGAGAGAGGCtagagggggagaagagaggggaTATGAGAGAGAGGCtagagggggagaagagagagatatgagagagaggctagagggggagaagagaggggaTATGAGAGAGAGGCtagagggggagaagagaggggaTATGAGAGAGAGGCtagagggggagaagagaggggaTATGAGAGAGAGGCtagagggggagaagagaggggaTATGAGAGAGAGGCtagagggggagaagagaggggTATATGAGAGAGAGGCtagagggggagaagagaggggaTATGAGAGAGAGGCTAGAGGGGGAGAAGAAGATGAGACCCCGATCTCCTCCGGggctctctctccccccctcagaggggggggagggggaagagagagaagTTGGGGGGGTGTttttccaaataataatacaaaaatgtaacaatacTGTTTGAAACATAATAAAATCAATTACAGATGTTTAGACGAAAAGCCTTTTTCAAGTATAAAATACTTAATGTGTGTCACTTAATGTATTTGATACAAAACTGCTTTGGATATTGTAAATCTCTATTATGAATGTGTGTCTATGCAAAGAAGTATATCTGTAGCAATATTAATCGTTCGTTTTCATTCGTCCTTTCCAGGCAGTCACTTGAGATTAAGCACATGTTACACGTGGGCCCTGGAATCCTGTCTCTTATTTTCTGCTTTCTGACGTTATCTCTTGCTTTCCCCCCCCTTCTGCTTGTAGGCAGCTGGGCTCCATTTCCGACACACAGACAACATCAACCACTGGCGCAATGCCATGGCTCAAGTGGGACTGCCTTCGGTACTGccctctatttatttattcacatacTCCCCATTggtcattatttttcaatttgaattgTATAACGGTATTAAAACCATTTGTATAAACGctatggagttcgagaagttgtCGTGCCAAAACAtgcattattaaataaacataaaatatatacatagatcGCAGTCGTAGCATGGTACAGTTATACACGCTGTGACTGAACGAGATCTACACCATGTGGTACTAAACCTGCGTTGTCCCAGCTAGACGTTTAACAACGAGCATCGCCCTTCTCTTCACAGATCTTTCACCCGGAGACTACAGATATCTACGATAAGAAGAACATGCCCCGGGCTGTCTACTGCATCCACGCTCTCAGGCAGGTCATACAGAGGACTGGAGCCGCCTTCAAATGCATGCAAATCAAGCACCTCTCACTTCACTTACCTGTTAAAAAGCTGCTCTTTCAAGTGCCTTAACTGGGTGCACTATCGTCTTGAAAGCAGCTGTCGTCCTCGgtgtacaagtgcagcattgctGGGTAAACAACAGCGTCCGTCTGCCTGCTAGAGTAGTGAAAGGACCCAGGCAGGAGATCACTCCCCACACCAGGGCAGTGCCAAGTCCAATCGGATTGCCAGGACACACGTGTCCAAGAAGTGTTGCATCACCCCCTATATAGAATTAAGTCATTTCACttcaaaaagtcaaatgaaacttgctgaatgatgttacgttaacatattgaattgcatatcgctttgtagttttccatatacttatcgAAAGATTGGACGTCCAGCCtggaatactgtactattatttttGCGAAGTCATTTaggagtttctttgattacacgatcttcaataaaagatcaaaattatgtttatatatattttattttttgtattatctcaatcctaaaatactagatgatgcaaaacttttgtctccagctgtatataaatacaacaaTACCCTTACTCCTTGGTCCTCCACTAGTTAGAGCAGTGTGGAACATTCTAAATGCAGTAACACTCTCTCTGTCTCGTCCCCTAGCCTGTACCTGTTTAGACTCGGGCTGGCTCCACAGATTCAGGACCTCTATGGGAAGGTGAAGTTTACAGGTAAGTCATGTGCACTGGAAAGCACAATTGTTTAAGGAAGAGCCTTGTGTTGGGTTATAATAGTAAGTTGAAGTTAGCGTACTTCACAGGAGCTCCAGAGCCCAGCAGGTGGAAGAGTTACTGCAGCTACTTGTAATTTTATAGATGATTTAAATATCTAAATGTGCTTTTGTCCCAAGGGTAAATGTGTGTTCTATGTATCGGTGTTGTacacgctgtgtgtgtgtgtgttctgtgaatCCATGTTGTACAGGCTGTGTGTTTTTTGCGACAGAGGAAGAAATTAACAACATGAAGAGGGAGCTGGATAAATATGGGATCCAGCTGCCTGCCTTCAGTAAGATCGGAGGGATCCTGGCCGGCGAGCTCTCCGTGGANNNNNNNNNNNNNNNNNNNNNNNNNNNNNNNNNNNNNNNNNNNNNNNNNNNNNNNNNNNNNNNNNNNNNNNNNNNNNNNNNNNNNNNNNNNNNNNNNNNNNNNNNNNNNNNNNNNNNNNNNNNNNNNNNNNNNNNNNNNNNNNNNNNNNNNNNNNNNNNNNNNNNNNNNNNNNNNNNNNNNNNNNNNNNNNNNNNNNNNNNNNNNNNNNNNNNNNNNNNNNNNNNNNNNNNNNNNNNNNNNNNNNNNNNNNNNNNNNNNNNNNNNNNNNNNNNNNNNNNNNNNNNNNNNNNNNNNNNNNNNNNNNNNNNNNNNNNNNNNNNNNNNNNNNNNNNNNNNNNNNNNNNNNNNNNNNNNNNNNNNNNNNNNNNNNNNNNNNNNNNNNNNNNNNNNNNNNNNNNNNNNNNNNNNNNNNNNNNNNNNNNNNNNNNNNNNNNNNNNNNNNNNNNNNNNNNNNNNNNNNNNNNNNNNNNNNNNNNNNNNNNNNNNNNNNNNNNNNNNNTCCGCCTTTTCATATCACATGACCAATTCAGCTCAGTAGCAAGGATCCTAGGAATCAGTTTGCTGTGGAACAACAAGGATAAACTTAATTTTCTACGATGGcagagatgtttttgttttacatttggggaggggcaCAGCAGTGTGAACTGGGTCATAGTTTCAAGCCTGCGCTGAACTGGAGGGAGCAtgtcagtctccatgcctcaagcctgccctgaactggagggagcaccctttctcttagggggtgagggagcagttcagtctccaaaCCTCAAATTGTATGGTTAAAAGATACAGAATAGTAAGCGAGACATACACATTATTAATCGCTAGAGAACCGACAAAAAAGTAGTCTTTTAGAAGTGTGCATTTCCACAGAGTCCAGATGTCAAGCACTGTCCTCTGCATTCCTCTGATTCGATATACATCACCCTGGCAACTTGCCTGTCCAACCCTCAATAATTCATTTACTGATTCGAATTAAACCACTTCACCCCACCCAATCAGAAGTGGAAAGTGGAACTCCTGCTTGATACGTGCTTCATGCTTAGAACACTGAATTGAGCGCAGAAATCATTCCCAATCTCatggaaagcagcagcagcaatgagaCGCAGAAATCCACTGGCACTAACAGGGCCTCTCGTCTCCACCCTTTGTGACCCAGGCAGCCCCCGTTACAGCTGATCAGCTCCAAACCGTGCTTCTTATCATCAGATCTGAAAAGGCTGCGGGGCGATTGGTAGTCTTTGGCAGTTGACATTTTAAACCCAGGGTTTCTGATTCTAGGTTTTAATCAGgaaacactgatataaaacaaaattaaacacattCTTAAGATACATAAGGAACCAAGCagctgttcaaacggtttcttcttaaaacacatttgagagcgactcaagtgTCACGAGTAGGAAACAGAGTTTGGAATGACAATgacctcattgcaaaaaaaaaccccaaaaaaactttgcataattttaatttaaggGTTAAGAGTTTTTGTGAACTTGGCACCAAAACAGCCATGGGAGTAAAATGGCCTGAAATACGAGGAGTGATTTAGtctcataacttttttttttttttttatggctattGTATGTTAATCTGCCAAGAGCAGAGGGGAGTTCTCCCTACAGAATATGGAGTTTCAGTTGATTATTTAGTGATTTAATCTGGCATTTCTGCAGAGCCTGGAAATAATGAGATGATGCTGTTCCAGCAACACCTACACGTGTGAATCAAAAGGTCACGATGAAGGCTCATTAACTGTCCTGGGATTCCAATGGCATTTCTACACCATCGCCCACAAATACGGAGACATCATGCATCTCAGAATATCttcataaaaggcttttttttttaccttttctggGGAGGTTTTGCGCATTGACATGGTCAGCAATGTTAATCTACACGTTGTTTCCTTTTGCTGGTGGTTACTGAATTTGTAATGTTTGAAAGTTCGTCTTTGTTTTGTTCTATCATATCTATACTCTCCATCGCGAAAACATTTTGCATGAGCTACCTGTAGGGCTGGGAACGAAGACCTCTAGCATTTTAACACGCTCTTTGAAAGCCAGCGTGAGCGCTGATTGAATCCGGTTGAAcagactgtgaactgtgcataCCATGCTCGTGGTTTCACAGCGGGCACACAGTGGCCCTGCCCTCTCCTTCCTGCTGTCACTGCTTTTATTAGGGGAGCGCTAATAATCTGAACCATACTTCTACATGCACAATACAGGCTAGCAGAGTTTACAAGAATAAATACCAAGGGTCGAGAAGATGGAAGTTTTGTCAATGAAAACTAAATATTGATGATGGAAGTTGCTTCACTGTTAATAAGATACAATATTTGCAGTGGTCTGTTGCTACATTATTTGGTTCCCCGTGTCTATCAAATCCGAGCTAGGCACACATGTGCAATTTTGCCTGGCCAggcaaaacacattttgaaaatgtaatgtgtgtgtgtgtgtgtatatacacagttgtagtcaaaagtttacatactctaATGGAAATTTGTAATTTCTAGAAGTTTCTCAAAAACAACAATCTTTTCTAGCaaacagttttgcttttgtggatgaggaaaaagttacaagaaatatagATGTCCTCAATTATGTATTTCAGCAATTACACCAGCAGGACTAAGTTAGCGGGTATTGTCAGTTTAATCATTCTCTGGGGGTAATTTCATTTCAGTTCCTTAGGTCACTTATGTTGTGGTTCTTGTGGATCCTGACTTtatccatttcattttttaccacttttctttcttttttttaataataatttcgCCCTAAGTACCATGATTAACAACACTATCTCCAATAGGGTCTCCAGAAGATGATGTAACAGCAAAACAAATTGTACCTcttaaatatttacagccaaaatactattcagtacatatttagtttatatacattatatatactttaaaacatAAGCATAACACATCTATACTCCTGATACCAATATTGTGTACAATAACttattacaaataatacagtgGGCATGATAATTAATACTACCAAATGTTTGAGGGCTTGTTTACGAACACAAATATCACGTAATTCCTCACAGTCATGGATGTGCATAATTTGACTGATCACGTATGTTCAGAACACTCCTTCCATGTGAACTGTGACACACAATACAGTTGTGAATACACTTGGAAagctacatttgaaaaaaatgaataataaatgctgcggttaagtgttttttttttttttttttatatatgataaCATGAAAACAACCATGTTCTGGTATGAGACCTGCCCCGACCTGCCCACTGGTGACGACACATCATGTCTGAAGTGAAGCCGCCAACGTCTCCACGTTCAgaagtgtgtgctggaaagccttgtcagaacacgGGGCCAGTAAGGGCGCAGAGACAGCATTGCCTCATGAATTCCcgtcttttttcagaaatgtcagCTCTTACCATCAAGTaactttttttgtgatttgtgagatatatatatatattatttgtatattatataatagatatatatttatatatctatataatatgatatatatttatatatctatataatatatttatatatctatataatatgatatatatttatatatctatataatatatatatatatatatatataatatgatatatatttatatatatatatatatatatatctctatctctatatatctatatatattatacacacacacacacacacacacctgttgtGTCTCTCTGTTTTAGAAGAATACTATTGATATGCACAATATCAAATTTTCATATCCTTGCCAGCCACTAATATGTAGCAAATGGCAGTGCAAAATAGGTTAAAatttgctacaattactttattGAAACATCACGCTGTTAAAATGCATCTCCTCCCCCACAACTGAAACAatgtcacacacatacacagtaaaaACAGGGCCAAGTTACCATTCATTATATAAATGTcctttaaattcaatttaaaaagcaaaaagtgATTTGAATGATTTGAAATCCCTCTCAAGTTTACTCCAGACGAGtcaccagcagagggcagtgttATCCATTAAACACTCAGATGTTCAAGCAGCCTTGCCTGTTACTGTCTCCTCTGTAGTCTGCACACTTAAACATCTTCAGTCGTGTTCAAACTCACTTTGAAATCCTTCCCCCTGAAGTTTCAAACCCTGCTGCAGCTGGCTCCTTGAGAATGTCCGCTCTCAGCACTGTGGGTCCTGGGGaaggggtttatttttttaaatggattcaaTCTGTTTGCGAACTTTCTCTGAAGCCAGCCGGTCAAGCGCCCGCTGCCTGACGACCACGAGGAAGGAGAAGACGAGGGTTAGACCCACCATGGAGCCCTCGAACTGCCAGAAGAGACGCTCCTCCATCACAGCAGAGCGGcagctgggagaggaggagaggagaggagagaaggggaggaggaggaggaggatgaagtGTTAGGAGAGGAGAGCAGAAAGAAGGATGGCAGAGGgtagagaggaggaggggaggtgCAAGGAGGAAGAGGgtagagaggaggaggggaggtgTGAGGAAAGAAGGAGGgtagaggggagagaggagagcaaagACGAGAGGAAAGGAGTAGggcagaggggagagaggaggggaggtgCGAGAGGAAACCAAATTGATTTATGTACCCGTTTCCTTTTATCGATTTCAGTAATCAAAATTGACATACATTTGCTTAAGAATTCTCATTAGACAGAACAATGTAACCCCTGGTTATAAATAGCAAGCAGGGATGAATTACCCAAGACTAGAAGCAAGTTGTTTTTATTCATCCACATGAGGTCGCCGTGCAAGAAAGGGTTAATAATTCAGCGAATCAACTGCGATCCAGGGAGGTTCAGATAGTCGAATTACAACTGTGGAAATGTGACTTCACCCCAGTCAAGAAACCtcctaaaattatatataatccaACCTCCTGGCAATCCAAGATACTGCACCGCCCTGTAAATACATGATACTGCCCTGCTTGTGTGTAAATACAGGAACAGCAGAGCTGCACAAAACAATTAATTATCGGATCAAgcttgtgtggatcgctgttctccagaGTAAGAAAAGCATCAAACCCAAGCAGGTATCAACCTGAGTTCTATGGAGAGCTCGATGCGAACTGAATAAGCAGTTGGTGCAGGTCTAGTGAACGGTACGAGAGGGTAGTTAATAGGGAAACTGAAATGGTGCTAGTCTAAGGAAGGGACAGGGCTTTCTTTAATTCAATGCATAAAGGTAAGTACATGTTTGATTATTGGTGAACAATAATGAATGACCACCAAGGAAAGCTCACCTTTTGTACTCATCCTTCTTGGACGTGGCGCAGTTGATTTTCTCCACGAAGCCGGTCGTGCTGCAAGCAAGCCAGgacatctgaaaaaaaacacgAGCGACCTTTCAGAAAGCACACGGCTCGACAAAACGGGAATTCTGCATGCAAGACACCTGCAAAGACTAAACATTCACCGTGGAAGTTACTTCACTGGACATGGAGCTGCCCGGTTTGAAGAACTTGTCTGCTGCCACGGTCTCCATGGGAATCCAATCCTACGATGGCACACTTGAGCAGCTCATTTTAAGGTTCTTTTTCCTGATCCAGTTGTTTTAAATGTGAGCACCATCTATACGCAACTTCAAATGCTCTGGCTTTGTGTTCTGTGCGACATGATGAGTCatcgctgtgttacctgtttggcaatgtgggcaataatccttacaatatcagctataataataataattagtaatttgtctgcaaacaagcaaaaacagttctctgttaaatatattcatgcacaacttttaaatgtgtttggttTACCTCAACATTACAGACTGGATTCAGTTTATTTTCTGATCGCTCTTCCTGCAGCGCTCAGAGGCACACCCCTGATCT
Above is a genomic segment from Polyodon spathula isolate WHYD16114869_AA chromosome 51, ASM1765450v1, whole genome shotgun sequence containing:
- the LOC121306946 gene encoding ras GTPase-activating-like protein IQGAP3; amino-acid sequence: MEGGSGGQSRSGYERLTAEEMDEQRIQSVAYQYLCHLEEAKRWMEACLNEELPAPTELEEGLRNGVLLAKLGHCFAPHVVPLKKIYDCRQERYKAAGLHFRHTDNINHWRNAMAQVGLPSIFHPETTDIYDKKNMPRAVYCIHALSLYLFRLGLAPQIQDLYGKVKFTEEEINNMKRELDKYGIQLPAFSKIGGILAGELSNTELSAEIIPNLMESSSSNETQKSTGTNRASRLHPL